A single window of Oculatellaceae cyanobacterium DNA harbors:
- the tkt gene encoding transketolase has product MPVATQSLEELCINSIRFLAIDAVEKAKSGHPGLPMGAAPMAFVLWNHFLRVNPKNPYWFNRDRFVLSAGHGSMLQYALLYLAGFDSVTMDDIKQFRQWESKTPGHPENFMTPGVEVTTGPLGQGISNAVGLAIAEAHLAAKFNKPDHTIVDHYTYVIMGDGCHMEGVSGEACSLAGHLKLGKLIALYDDNHISIDGSTDLAFTEDVGKRFEAYGWHVLTVEDGNTDIDAIHKAIEAAKAVTDKPSMIKVRTTIGYGSPKKANTAGVHGAALGGDEVQATRQQLGWEYEPFEIPEDALNYWRKAVERGAKYEEEWNNNWENYKAKYSAEAEEFARLLSRKLTEGWEKSLPTFTPEDKADATRNHSGKCLNALAGVLPEIIGGSADLAHSCMTLLKSSGDFQPGHYENTNIRFGVREHGMGAICNGIALHNSGLIPYGATFLVFADYMRAAIRISALSNAGVIWVMTHDSIQLGEDGPTHQPIETIASLRAIPKLTVIRPADGNETSGSYKVAIEAANQNRPTLLALSRLAQPNLAGTSIEGTAKGGYIISGGEETPDIILIGTGSELQLCAGAADKLRAEGKKVRVVSMPSWELFDAQDADYRESVLPKAVTKRLAVEAASSFGWCRYVGTEGDMVSIDRFGVSAPGPVALDKFGFNVDNVLARAKALLG; this is encoded by the coding sequence ATGCCTGTTGCAACCCAATCACTCGAAGAACTTTGTATTAATTCCATTCGTTTTCTAGCAATTGATGCTGTAGAAAAGGCGAAATCAGGACATCCAGGGCTACCAATGGGCGCTGCTCCAATGGCGTTTGTGCTCTGGAATCACTTTCTGCGGGTCAACCCCAAAAATCCTTATTGGTTTAACCGCGATCGCTTTGTGCTGTCTGCTGGTCACGGTTCCATGTTGCAGTATGCTCTGCTATACCTAGCAGGCTTTGACAGCGTGACAATGGATGACATCAAGCAGTTCCGTCAGTGGGAATCTAAAACCCCTGGACACCCTGAAAACTTTATGACTCCAGGGGTGGAAGTTACTACTGGGCCACTCGGTCAAGGAATTTCTAACGCGGTTGGTTTAGCGATCGCAGAAGCTCACCTAGCCGCTAAGTTTAACAAACCCGACCACACCATCGTAGACCACTACACCTATGTAATTATGGGCGATGGTTGCCACATGGAAGGCGTTTCTGGTGAAGCTTGCTCTTTAGCAGGTCACTTGAAACTTGGTAAGCTCATTGCTCTGTACGATGATAATCACATTTCTATTGATGGTTCTACAGACTTAGCTTTCACTGAAGATGTTGGTAAGCGCTTTGAAGCTTACGGCTGGCACGTTCTCACAGTAGAAGACGGTAACACTGATATTGATGCGATTCATAAGGCAATTGAAGCTGCTAAAGCTGTCACTGATAAGCCTTCAATGATTAAAGTTCGCACTACCATTGGTTACGGTTCTCCCAAAAAAGCTAATACCGCAGGTGTTCACGGTGCAGCTTTGGGTGGCGATGAAGTGCAAGCTACTCGCCAACAACTAGGCTGGGAATACGAACCTTTTGAAATTCCTGAAGATGCCCTCAACTATTGGCGCAAGGCAGTTGAGCGTGGCGCTAAGTATGAGGAAGAGTGGAATAACAACTGGGAAAATTACAAAGCTAAGTACAGCGCTGAAGCTGAAGAATTTGCACGACTGCTAAGTCGCAAACTGACTGAAGGATGGGAAAAATCTTTACCCACCTTCACCCCAGAAGACAAGGCAGATGCTACTCGCAATCACTCTGGTAAATGCTTGAATGCTTTAGCTGGAGTATTGCCTGAGATTATTGGTGGTTCTGCTGACTTAGCTCACTCCTGCATGACATTACTGAAATCTTCAGGAGATTTCCAACCAGGTCATTACGAAAATACCAACATTCGCTTTGGTGTGCGCGAACACGGTATGGGAGCGATTTGTAATGGTATTGCTCTCCACAATTCAGGTTTAATTCCCTACGGTGCTACCTTCTTGGTGTTCGCAGACTATATGCGGGCAGCAATTCGGATCTCAGCTTTATCTAATGCTGGTGTGATTTGGGTGATGACTCACGACTCCATCCAGTTAGGTGAAGATGGCCCTACCCACCAACCAATTGAAACTATCGCTTCTCTGCGGGCAATTCCTAAGTTAACCGTGATTCGTCCCGCCGATGGTAACGAAACTTCTGGTTCTTACAAGGTAGCAATTGAGGCTGCTAACCAAAACCGTCCTACCCTGCTGGCGTTGTCTCGTCTAGCACAGCCTAACTTAGCTGGTACTTCTATTGAAGGTACTGCTAAGGGTGGTTATATTATCTCCGGTGGCGAAGAAACCCCTGATATCATTCTGATTGGTACTGGTAGCGAACTTCAGCTTTGTGCTGGTGCGGCTGATAAGTTACGCGCTGAAGGCAAGAAAGTACGTGTGGTTTCTATGCCTAGCTGGGAATTATTTGACGCGCAAGATGCAGATTATCGTGAATCTGTGTTACCTAAAGCTGTCACCAAACGGTTAGCTGTAGAAGCGGCTTCTAGCTTCGGCTGGTGTCGTTATGTCGGCACTGAAGGTGACATGGTGAGCATCGATCGCTTCGGTGTTTCCGCGCCAGGGCCAGTTGCTTTAGATAAGTTTGGCTTCAACGTTGATAATGTGTTAGCTAGGGCTAAGGCATTGTTGGGTTAA
- a CDS encoding AMIN domain-containing protein: MRLNWILISCLSFIVFSLPAKAGQLVDWRFEPNTNRLSFRTNSRVQPKAMLIFEPTRLVIDLPGTNFEQPTVKQRLNGTISSLRVGQLDDSTTRLVIELQPGYTLDSQKIQFQGATPQRWSVQIPSPQRVERIQRL, from the coding sequence ATGAGATTGAACTGGATACTAATCAGTTGCTTGAGCTTTATTGTATTTTCACTACCCGCCAAAGCAGGTCAACTTGTAGACTGGCGTTTTGAACCTAATACTAATCGACTCAGCTTTAGAACCAACTCTAGAGTTCAGCCGAAAGCGATGCTCATATTTGAGCCTACGCGCTTAGTAATTGATTTACCAGGTACAAACTTTGAGCAGCCAACAGTAAAACAGCGCTTGAATGGGACAATTTCATCTCTAAGAGTAGGACAACTTGATGACAGCACTACTCGCTTAGTGATTGAACTACAGCCCGGTTACACGCTAGATTCCCAAAAAATTCAATTTCAAGGAGCAACACCCCAACGGTGGTCAGTCCAAATCCCTAGTCCTCAGCGAGTTGAGCGCATTCAAAGACTGTAA
- a CDS encoding ion transporter has translation MSIKEKIAFYLEDIETPLGKLINLSITGLVLLSSVIFVIETYPLPDYVRLNLEIIDWAILLIFAYEYLLRLWCAPNKIKYIFSFYSIIDLIAILPFLTGVVDISFVRIFRWFRILKLIRYLENKTLFGRISSEDRVIVATILFTLFAIIFVYSGLIYQVEHPVNPTVFVTFLDAVYFSVVTMTTVGFGDVTPSSEVGRLITLLMILTGIALIPWQLSDLIKHLVTNTNANQIENICSICGLSSHDTDARFCKMCGTKLEKS, from the coding sequence ATGTCAATCAAAGAAAAAATTGCTTTTTATTTAGAAGACATTGAAACTCCTCTGGGAAAATTAATTAATCTCAGTATTACAGGATTAGTTTTACTATCTTCAGTAATTTTTGTTATAGAAACATATCCCCTACCAGATTATGTCAGGCTTAATCTAGAAATTATTGATTGGGCTATTTTGTTAATATTTGCATACGAATATTTACTACGCTTATGGTGCGCTCCTAATAAGATTAAGTATATCTTTAGTTTTTATTCAATTATTGATTTAATCGCAATTCTACCCTTTTTAACTGGAGTTGTAGATATTAGTTTTGTAAGAATTTTTAGATGGTTTAGAATTTTAAAGTTGATTCGCTATCTAGAAAATAAAACCTTATTTGGTAGAATTAGCTCAGAAGATCGCGTAATTGTTGCGACAATATTATTTACGTTATTTGCAATAATTTTTGTTTACTCAGGCTTAATATATCAAGTTGAGCATCCCGTTAACCCTACAGTTTTTGTAACCTTTTTGGATGCTGTGTATTTTTCTGTCGTAACTATGACAACAGTTGGTTTCGGCGATGTTACTCCAAGTTCAGAAGTAGGTAGATTAATAACGCTATTAATGATTTTGACAGGAATTGCTCTCATCCCTTGGCAATTAAGTGATTTAATTAAACATTTAGTGACAAATACAAATGCTAATCAGATAGAAAATATTTGTTCTATTTGTGGTTTGTCGTCCCATGATACAGATGCGCGTTTTTGCAAAATGTGCGGTACTAAGTTAGAAAAATCTTGA
- a CDS encoding L,D-transpeptidase, which translates to MKKFNCIEASLKLLFLLLVIGLITKPEPLLAANPTAKPSVSKSRNTLSKPAKNLKRLEIKLSTRKVTLYQGKKPIKSYRVAVGRRGWETPTGKFKVKNMVRNPTWISPFTGAVIPGGTSKNPLGQYWIGFWTNGKNWIGFHGTPSTASIGKAASHGCIRMYNRDVQELFKQVKIGTPVTVVK; encoded by the coding sequence ATGAAAAAATTTAATTGTATCGAAGCTTCATTAAAACTACTTTTCTTACTGCTAGTAATTGGTTTGATTACAAAACCTGAACCTTTATTAGCCGCTAACCCAACCGCGAAACCTAGCGTTTCTAAATCTAGAAATACACTTTCTAAACCAGCAAAAAATTTGAAGCGTTTAGAAATAAAACTTAGTACTCGTAAAGTTACCTTATATCAAGGGAAAAAACCAATTAAAAGCTATCGTGTAGCAGTAGGAAGGCGCGGTTGGGAAACTCCTACTGGTAAATTTAAAGTAAAGAATATGGTGCGTAATCCTACTTGGATTAGCCCATTTACAGGTGCAGTTATTCCAGGCGGAACTTCCAAAAATCCACTAGGTCAATACTGGATTGGTTTTTGGACAAATGGTAAAAATTGGATTGGTTTTCATGGTACGCCTAGCACTGCTTCAATCGGTAAAGCTGCCTCTCATGGTTGTATTAGAATGTACAACAGAGATGTTCAAGAATTGTTCAAGCAAGTAAAAATTGGAACGCCAGTTACAGTAGTAAAATAA